TTTAATGAAAGCTGCCATTGAACCAAAGGTTGCTTCTGAAGCTGGTGACCAAACAACCTGCAGAATTATGGACAAAATGGTCACCATCCCAAGCAGCAGACCGTTGATCATACAACCAATTCAATCAGCAGACTTGTGTTGTGAAGTCCTACAGTAGCAGTCTGGTGCTTCCAAAAACCGGTAATGGATTAACATGCAACAAGTAGGGAGGGTATCGAGAGGTTACAGCTTTTTGGGGAAGTTGTAGGTTCTCTTCAGGAACTTTGTTGCAGCCACATCATTCCTATGGCACAGAACATGTAGAATCGTGCTGGGCTCCGTCGGGCCCCAGTTCCCTGGATTTGGAGGTATTGGGTATTTGGATTTGGCTGCAGGATCGTAAGTCTCTGCAATCATATGTTTGAACTTCTCAATGAGGGTCTCAGTGTCAGTGCGAAAAAGGGGTAGCACCTTGTTCACTTCTGCTGCAGCCTTGTCAAACAATTCTTCAGGCAACCCATCTCTGTCAGCCAAGTATAACTCTCTTAGAGATTTGAAATCCTCCTCAATAATCTGAGAATCTTGGCAAGAGAAACCACGCGATGGGCCACCAGCAAGCAGCACTAGCAACAACCCATCAAAAGAAGCTTTCATCAGTTCGGTTATCAGCTGATGCCGAACTCTCATGTGCACTGTGTTCAATACTACCTCCAGAATAAGGTCGAGTTCTTTCAGAAAAGGATCTATTCTTGAAGAAGCGGCCTCACCAACGTATAAAGAATTCCATAGAACATGATCCAGGTCATGAAAGATCATCCTGTAGGCTGTTGTCTCACAAAGCTGCGGAATTCCTTCTTGGCAAGCAGCTAGAGAAAGTTCAAAACTGGActgtgtgccatttgatacatcttCTTGAGCTGATTCAAGATTCCTCAGACAggactttattttcttttccaggTTCTCCAACATTTTGTGGATATGATACAGTGAATTAATGCGTACACAAAACTGTGACAAACCCAAAgaacaatctccaattgtcaatcCAACTTGTGATCTTCTTTTTGTCGAGTTCTGTGGCTTGTCCTTTTTCTTCCGTAACTTGGAACTAACTGTACATCTGGTCAATTCAGGCAATGCAGGCATGAAATCATTTCGAGCACCTGAAAATGATGATTGATTAGTTGGAGAGTTGTCAATCCAGCATAAAAAGATGAGGAAACCTACCACATCCTGACTGGGCCTCAGATGCATAATGTTGTAGACTCCTATCAAGTCCTTTCAACAAGTCTGGAAGCAAGACAGCATGCATGGGTATAGGCAGATCAAAGTACTCATCTAAAGTTTCATCAACCATCCGCAGTATCTCAACTGAAGAAGGAGAACGATTTTCTTTGTTTGCCCTCGGGTTCCAAACCTAATGAGAAGATAAACAAGTAAGATTACTGGAAATTGGATATGAAAAGCCAGACACATCTAACAGAATTCCAGTGCATTTGAAACTTCAATGATATGCCAACATCCACCATGTGAAATGCATAAATCTAATgctcaaaattttttttctttttggaaaaaaaaagagttttaaGAAGGATGAAAAGATCTCCGGTCATCTGGTCTTTTTGGCCAGATTTTTGATTTGAAAGATTGAGTGACGTAAAACATGCCTGTAGGAACAGTAGCAACATGTTAAAAAGTGGCGGTCATAGATAGAAACATGACAAAGGTGAGCCATAGCAAGTCTTTAAGTAACATCTAATGGTAACTAAAGAACATATGATCCAGCAATAGTGTGTAAGCAGAAAAAGGATAATTATGATTTTTCAATCAGATCTACTATGTTAGTTTGACAATTTTATCATTTCTGAAAAATCAGCACATCATAAATGGCAAGAACCACATATCTTGGTTAGGGTTTGCTGACATTTTACAATAAAAAATGGAAGCAACTAGCATAGATGGCTTCAAATCAAGAATTTTCATAATTAAATCAAGCAAAGGGAAAGCAGAAAAGATACCAGTTCAGAGTTCAATCAGCAACCCTATGATGTATGGGACAATGCCATTAACATATGTATAAAACCACAACAAAAGTCACAATatgaaagaatcaaacctcttgcTGCAAGGTCCGGTCGAGCCATTCCTTTAGCTGATCTAGTCTAGACTTTATCCATGCTCTTACAAGATCGGCAATAGCAGATTCAGCTTCGTAAGGTGGCATTTCTCTGATTAGTGACTTGCCCCCATCATCACTATCAACAGAATCTTCAACAACAATGTCGAGgagatctttctctaacttgtctGCAGCTCTAAGAACTTGGAGTACATCTGGTGCTAGCTCTTTGACACCAGATAAAAATTGCTTTAGTTCAGTTCCATAACAAGAATGAAGAGTCATAACAGCAACACCCGCAGCAAGGGGATGCCATTTCTTCAATATCGGACTGAACAACTCTTTTTCTTTGTTTGCCAACTCCTCAATCTCCTCTGCAAGGATGGAAAGCAATGGAGTACTCTGGTCTTCTGATGATAGCTTGCTTGAGGCTGTTTGTTTCATTTTCTGCATCAATACAAAACCACTGGTTTCAAAATTACATTAAATTTGACAGCTAACATGAGTAATCAGCAAAATGTAAAAGTTGACCCTAGAAAGAAATTTGGCAGTCTTATAACAAATCTGATCCAATCTCAaacaaaatgactaacaaatctaCTCAAATCTGGAAAGGAGCAAGCAGGCTCCCAAATGAGCTTAATCTGACAGTTCAAAGAACCTACCTGAGCGAAGGCAGCACGAAGCGATGATCGAATATAGGCATCAATTCTGCTACGAGCTACATCAGTTTCTTCTCTCCTCTTACGGTGATATTCAGTAGAAAAATCTTCGACTAGTATCTTTGCAGCTGTTACTCCAAATGAGACAACAGTTTCCATCAACTCAATGTTGCTAGAATTAAACATATCATGGTAAGCAAAAAGTTTTTTCTCTGTCCAATCCATAATATAGCTTAATGTTGAACTTAAAATTTTCGAGTAAGTCGGGTCTTGTGTTGCTTTTGCATCACTTGCAACTTCAGTTAATTGAGCATCGGCTGCAATTAGCAGACCAACTTCAACTTCTCCAGTTGTAACAAATCTGAGAAACAAGGTCCAAGTAAAGCAGAGATTATGAAACATCTGATTTATTCCAAGGATGGCCCATGTCTTCTTTATCAACTCTAAAACCTCATCGAATTCATCAACTGTTGATCCTTCCTCGCTGCTGTTGTTAAAACAAGCTTCCAGCAGCATTTGGTACAGATGGAGATTTAGTGGAAATCCATCTGCCCAGTGGCATGCGTCTGAGCCAATTCCATCCAACAATCTGTAAGCAAGTGATGTCACAGCACTGCGTAGAATCTGCATTGATTCAGAGTTTTTTCCTGTCTCAATAGGCCCGTCTGAAGCCCCATGCATAATTTGATGAAGCTTTTGTGATGCAGCATCTGACTTGTCTAACGGAAGAAGAGGATGGAGGAGTAGTCCAGCCTCAAGAACCTTCAAATTCCTAGCCTGCCAGTCTTTATATTCCTGTTGATCAGGAAAATCTGAAGCCTTGAACTGCTGCAGAAACTCTAATGGTAAAACCATTGACTCCATGCGCTTTCCAAGCTGTTAACCAGATGAAGGAAGAATATGTCAAAACATTATATTGAACGTGGACAACGAAGAAAAGCAATTTAacacatctttttttctttttgtgaaacaataaaaagaatTGAAATTACTTTAATGTCACTAATCAAGACATCCAACTCCTTGTCACAGTAAAACCACTTAAGAACTTGAGGTCCAAATTCCTTTTTACGTTAAAGAATTAGAACCAATGGAATATCACAATTTATTAGGATGGGCTGAAAATGGAGAATTTTTGTCACAAAAACAGTGTAAAATCACCAATGGTATTTGTACTTTCAGAAGCAAACCTAAACTGGAAGCAAAATTTCCTTGTAAGTAAATGTAAATCTAAAAATAGGATATGCCACAAGTAATAATTCAGATCATACTAAAGTTTGCCAAATCTACAGGACTCATAAATCCCATGAATCAAACTCTTGAAAACGGACATAATGGATCGAATGACAAccacttcttgaattttcttttacagGTACGTACAAGCAAAACCTAATAATCAATATCAGAGTTCTCACTGGTGGTTTGGACTTGTTGGTTAGCAGAAACCTGATAGAACAGAAGAGTGTGATATATTTAAAAGACAAAAAGAAACTTGATTTccgaaaatattttaaaaatacctGCCTAAATTCAATTACCAACCATATAACTGCAACATGATCTTCCAATCCTTCAACTATAACACAATTAGCTATCGTCAAAAAATTACTAGACCAAATATAGATTGCCAAGGGTGGGGTTAGTCTATGAAGCACCGGCAATTTTCTTCCACAAATTCAGGATCAGATATCAGAACTAAATTAGAAATCCTGAAAAATGGACTCACATTTCCGGCAGCAATCCGCAGCAACCCCCTTCGAATCCGTGCGTCGAGTTGCTCCGATATGCCCATCTGCACCCTCATCAGCTCTCCCACAGACACTGGCTTCTTGGAGGACTTCACCGGGATGCTCTCCTGGCCGAGGCTGCCCTTCTTCGTCGGCGACCTGATCCCGAAGGCCTTCTTCATCTTGCTGGCGGCCGTGGAGGTTAGCGACGGCGGCAGGGAGCGGTCGACAGTTCGATCGGATTGGGGAGTGTAAGTGAGGGGCTTGCCGCCATTGGCGCGGCAAGCGGCGACGAAGATCTCGTAGGCGGTCTGGCGCAGCTCCGCGTCGGAGAGAAAGACGCCCAGCTGGCCGAAGGGGGAGGGGAGATCCGTGGCGACGGTCATGGCGTCGCCGGAGGAGAAGCGGAGGGAGGAGTTGCCGTCGGACTCCTTCTTGAAGTCGCCGAGGACTCCTATCTATCTGAAGAGGCGAGCCATTACCGCCGCGACGAGGCCTCttttaaatgaagaaaaaaagaagcCTTTCTTCTTCCTATCTGTCtttgtttatatttttctttcacgGGAAAACAAAGCTGTGACGAtgatttgttctctctctctctctctctctctctctctctctctctctctctttctctctctgtgggGTTGTTGTTGCCTGTGTTTTATAAATGTTGAAGGGTGAGAGAAACtggaacagaggagaggagggaggaggcaaCTCGAGGATGGTGGGTGGGTTGGAAGAGACGAGGGAagggagagagagatggagaatGAAGTTGGGAAGACAGGCAAAAGAAAACAGGGCTGGAAGTCGATGACAGGTTGACAACGGAAGAAGCGCATCtgtgctttttttttctttttttcttctatttaatTAGAGGTTTGATGGAATGGTTTTTTTGTGCTTCTCTCTTTTGATAATAGTATTTAT
The DNA window shown above is from Musa acuminata AAA Group cultivar baxijiao chromosome BXJ2-4, Cavendish_Baxijiao_AAA, whole genome shotgun sequence and carries:
- the LOC103981520 gene encoding protein unc-13 homolog; translation: MTVATDLPSPFGQLGVFLSDAELRQTAYEIFVAACRANGGKPLTYTPQSDRTVDRSLPPSLTSTAASKMKKAFGIRSPTKKGSLGQESIPVKSSKKPVSVGELMRVQMGISEQLDARIRRGLLRIAAGNLGKRMESMVLPLEFLQQFKASDFPDQQEYKDWQARNLKVLEAGLLLHPLLPLDKSDAASQKLHQIMHGASDGPIETGKNSESMQILRSAVTSLAYRLLDGIGSDACHWADGFPLNLHLYQMLLEACFNNSSEEGSTVDEFDEVLELIKKTWAILGINQMFHNLCFTWTLFLRFVTTGEVEVGLLIAADAQLTEVASDAKATQDPTYSKILSSTLSYIMDWTEKKLFAYHDMFNSSNIELMETVVSFGVTAAKILVEDFSTEYHRKRREETDVARSRIDAYIRSSLRAAFAQKMKQTASSKLSSEDQSTPLLSILAEEIEELANKEKELFSPILKKWHPLAAGVAVMTLHSCYGTELKQFLSGVKELAPDVLQVLRAADKLEKDLLDIVVEDSVDSDDGGKSLIREMPPYEAESAIADLVRAWIKSRLDQLKEWLDRTLQQEVWNPRANKENRSPSSVEILRMVDETLDEYFDLPIPMHAVLLPDLLKGLDRSLQHYASEAQSGCGARNDFMPALPELTRCTVSSKLRKKKDKPQNSTKRRSQVGLTIGDCSLGLSQFCVRINSLYHIHKMLENLEKKIKSCLRNLESAQEDVSNGTQSSFELSLAACQEGIPQLCETTAYRMIFHDLDHVLWNSLYVGEAASSRIDPFLKELDLILEVVLNTVHMRVRHQLITELMKASFDGLLLVLLAGGPSRGFSCQDSQIIEEDFKSLRELYLADRDGLPEELFDKAAAEVNKVLPLFRTDTETLIEKFKHMIAETYDPAAKSKYPIPPNPGNWGPTEPSTILHVLCHRNDVAATKFLKRTYNFPKKL